Proteins co-encoded in one Saprospira grandis genomic window:
- a CDS encoding PfkB family carbohydrate kinase, translating to MSLLTLGTVAFDTIETPFGKADRIIGGAGTYIAWAASHFHKDLQLLSVIGEDFPAEELAALEARGVNLDGLEKREGEKSFFWAGRYHMNMNARDTLATELNVLENYSPKLPEGYKNPEYLLLGNFAPAVQMQVLEQLEKRPKLVAMDTMNFWMDIAMEELKAVLKQVDILIINDEEARQLSGEYSLVKAARVIREMGPKYLVIKKGEHGALLFHGESTFFVPALPLEEVFDPTGAGDSFAGGFMGYLAQEDDHSLESMKRALVYGSVVASFCVEAFGPNRLKEIDEAALDARKKAFQNLMEVKL from the coding sequence ATGAGCTTATTGACATTGGGCACTGTTGCCTTTGATACCATTGAAACTCCTTTTGGCAAGGCAGACCGCATCATTGGTGGTGCTGGTACTTATATTGCTTGGGCGGCTTCTCATTTTCACAAAGACTTACAATTGCTATCTGTAATTGGCGAGGATTTTCCTGCAGAGGAGTTGGCTGCTTTGGAAGCCAGAGGCGTTAATTTGGATGGATTGGAGAAGCGCGAAGGCGAAAAGTCTTTCTTTTGGGCCGGTCGCTATCACATGAATATGAATGCTCGGGATACTTTGGCCACAGAGCTCAATGTATTGGAGAACTATAGCCCCAAATTGCCCGAAGGCTATAAAAACCCTGAATACCTTTTGTTGGGTAACTTTGCGCCTGCTGTACAAATGCAGGTGTTGGAGCAACTAGAAAAGCGCCCTAAATTGGTTGCTATGGATACCATGAACTTCTGGATGGATATTGCCATGGAGGAGCTCAAGGCGGTATTGAAACAGGTAGATATTTTAATTATCAATGATGAGGAAGCTCGTCAGTTGTCTGGGGAGTACTCTCTAGTAAAGGCTGCTCGTGTAATCCGTGAGATGGGCCCCAAATATTTGGTGATTAAGAAGGGAGAGCATGGCGCTTTGTTGTTCCATGGCGAATCTACTTTCTTTGTTCCTGCTTTGCCTTTGGAAGAAGTATTTGATCCTACTGGAGCTGGCGATAGCTTTGCCGGTGGCTTTATGGGCTATTTGGCTCAGGAAGATGACCACTCTTTGGAGAGCATGAAGCGTGCTTTGGTCTACGGTTCTGTAGTCGCTTCTTTCTGTGTAGAAGCTTTTGGTCCTAACCGCCTCAAAGAAATTGATGAGGCTGCTTTGGACGCTCGTAAGAAAGCTTTCCAAAACTTGATGGAAGTGAAGCTCTAG